A portion of the Sulfuricurvum kujiense DSM 16994 genome contains these proteins:
- a CDS encoding DJ-1 family glyoxalase III, producing the protein MSSILVPIAEGFEEIEAISIIDVLRRAGINVIIGTLTQNLLVKGAHGITIQADTPIKGMHADELDMIVLPGGWGGTKALAHDTVVQELLKEMDAAGKNIGAICAAPFALHAAGVLKEGYTCYPGIEEEIDIAGFTGDEYAVVESGNVMTSRGPGTAICFALSIAEKFVGYESAQKLRKGLLADYCASL; encoded by the coding sequence ATGTCTAGTATTTTAGTCCCTATTGCAGAGGGTTTTGAAGAGATTGAAGCTATTAGTATTATTGATGTATTGCGACGTGCGGGTATCAACGTCATTATAGGGACATTGACTCAGAATCTCCTGGTCAAAGGGGCTCACGGTATTACAATCCAAGCAGATACCCCAATTAAAGGGATGCATGCGGACGAACTCGATATGATCGTTCTTCCGGGGGGGTGGGGAGGAACAAAAGCTCTTGCACACGATACGGTTGTTCAGGAACTTCTCAAAGAGATGGATGCGGCAGGGAAAAATATCGGTGCCATCTGTGCCGCCCCTTTTGCATTACACGCCGCAGGAGTTTTGAAAGAGGGATATACCTGCTATCCCGGAATTGAAGAAGAAATTGATATCGCCGGATTTACCGGGGACGAATATGCCGTCGTCGAAAGTGGCAACGTCATGACATCGCGCGGCCCGGGAACCGCTATTTGTTTTGCTCTCTCCATTGCAGAAAAATTTGTGGGATATGAGAGCGCCCAAAAATTACGAAAAGGACTTTTGGCAGATTATTGTGCATCACTTTAA
- a CDS encoding TolC family protein, which produces MTAFSRVFSATLLIGSCNLFGAGLSLPAALEILENNNLEIKTAALDLQSAQRDTSIAKGYNFGSLDLTQNFVRSNDAGNVFGFKLSSREANFGDFSADEFMANFMAGSPDYTTPPKRLNYPGYQNYYQSKLTYMLPIFTGGKLSAYGDIAEKMEQIKKLDSDHMKTEKRYELRKSYYDMALLQHSIDQMNTIHKNISTLERTTQMMLQEGYAKKVDLLEVEAKKANVERSLTEMEANKKLLYHYLSFLLNENVTEIELPASDYPASLISEEDVLSNNTDLKKAHEGLEIRDRMVDLAYAPFLPQIGAFAEASSADDTFLGNFNDHKAYTVGAKLSWNLFNGAVDKNALEKARIEKLKTTTEVELAKKGIALQYDKIRTEIDSLNSQVKSLEKELELSDTIYKNYEGRYHEHLASMSDVIIKQSQQIEKVLNLQMVKNQRNERIFALEKLSNGVK; this is translated from the coding sequence ATGACAGCCTTTTCACGTGTCTTCAGCGCAACGCTTTTGATCGGCTCCTGCAACCTATTCGGTGCAGGTCTTTCACTCCCTGCGGCACTGGAAATTTTAGAAAACAACAATCTTGAAATCAAAACCGCCGCCCTTGATTTGCAAAGCGCGCAGCGCGATACGTCGATTGCGAAAGGGTACAATTTCGGCTCGCTTGACTTGACCCAAAACTTCGTACGCTCCAACGATGCCGGAAACGTTTTCGGATTTAAACTCAGCTCGCGTGAAGCTAATTTCGGCGATTTCAGCGCTGATGAATTCATGGCCAATTTTATGGCCGGTTCACCCGATTATACGACTCCGCCCAAACGGCTTAACTATCCGGGCTACCAAAACTACTACCAAAGTAAACTCACCTACATGCTCCCTATCTTCACCGGCGGCAAATTAAGTGCATACGGCGATATTGCCGAGAAGATGGAGCAGATCAAAAAACTTGATTCTGACCATATGAAAACCGAAAAACGGTATGAATTGCGTAAAAGCTATTACGATATGGCACTTTTGCAACACTCTATCGACCAAATGAATACCATCCATAAAAACATCTCGACCTTGGAACGGACCACGCAAATGATGCTCCAGGAGGGGTATGCGAAAAAAGTCGATCTTCTCGAAGTGGAAGCGAAAAAAGCGAACGTCGAACGCAGCCTTACCGAGATGGAAGCAAACAAAAAACTCCTCTATCACTACCTCAGTTTTTTACTCAACGAAAATGTCACCGAGATCGAACTTCCCGCTTCGGATTATCCGGCTTCGCTCATCAGCGAAGAAGACGTATTGTCCAACAATACCGATCTGAAAAAAGCGCATGAGGGGCTGGAAATCCGTGATCGTATGGTCGACCTTGCCTATGCACCGTTTCTTCCTCAAATCGGTGCTTTTGCCGAAGCCAGCAGCGCCGATGATACATTTTTAGGCAATTTCAACGACCACAAAGCTTACACCGTCGGAGCAAAACTCAGCTGGAACCTTTTTAACGGTGCCGTAGACAAAAATGCTCTGGAAAAGGCCCGTATCGAAAAGCTAAAAACAACCACCGAAGTGGAACTGGCTAAAAAAGGGATCGCCCTTCAATACGATAAAATCCGAACCGAAATCGATAGCCTGAACTCTCAAGTCAAAAGCTTGGAAAAAGAGCTGGAACTCTCCGATACGATCTATAAAAACTACGAGGGGCGTTATCATGAACACCTCGCCTCTATGAGCGACGTCATTATCAAACAGTCCCAGCAAATCGAAAAAGTACTTAATCTACAGATGGTCAAAAATCAACGAAACGAGCGAATTTTCGCCCTCGAAAAACTTAGCAACGGAGTCAAATAA
- a CDS encoding efflux RND transporter periplasmic adaptor subunit, which yields MKFWITSLALASTLSAAGISLSGSVISDNQKMITSRNMGFVTSVNVSEGSRVSKGQLLYTIDSKEIDSAKTQVELGIAQAELSLQMYQNQYANLQLNLERNKRLLTQDMVSKFEVENLELSKKNLQNMIAIGERQVNQAKARLQEVNNQYNYLRVTAPNNGVVVAKNIKVGEMAMPGMPAIVLSDLNALKIEVEVAENNLQLVPMGKKVKVTIPSVNYVGIGRVSAIIPSSNPMTHTFRIKVSFSAKQTVYPGMYATVDIE from the coding sequence ATGAAATTTTGGATTACATCCCTCGCCCTCGCCTCAACCCTCAGTGCTGCAGGGATCAGCCTCTCAGGCAGCGTTATCAGCGATAACCAGAAAATGATCACTAGCCGCAATATGGGGTTCGTGACCAGTGTCAATGTCTCAGAAGGATCACGTGTTTCCAAAGGACAGCTTCTGTATACGATCGATTCCAAAGAGATCGATTCGGCAAAAACCCAAGTGGAACTCGGCATCGCCCAAGCCGAACTTTCGTTACAAATGTACCAGAACCAGTATGCCAATCTCCAACTTAATCTGGAACGGAACAAACGTCTTTTGACTCAGGACATGGTAAGCAAATTCGAAGTTGAAAACCTTGAGCTTTCCAAAAAGAACCTTCAAAACATGATCGCTATCGGCGAGCGTCAAGTCAATCAGGCCAAAGCCCGTCTGCAAGAGGTCAATAACCAATACAACTATCTTCGCGTTACCGCCCCCAATAACGGTGTCGTCGTCGCTAAAAACATCAAAGTGGGAGAGATGGCGATGCCGGGAATGCCGGCAATCGTCTTATCCGATTTAAATGCCCTTAAAATCGAAGTCGAAGTAGCCGAAAACAATCTTCAGCTCGTGCCGATGGGGAAAAAAGTGAAAGTGACCATCCCTTCCGTAAACTATGTCGGGATCGGGCGGGTCAGTGCCATTATCCCGAGCTCCAATCCGATGACCCATACCTTTAGAATCAAAGTATCGTTCAGTGCCAAACAAACCGTCTATCCCGGAATGTATGCCACTGTTGATATCGAGTAA
- the efp gene encoding elongation factor P, translating to MATIGMGDIKKGVRLEITGVPYKVVEFQHVKPGKGAAFVRCKVKSFLNGKVIEKTIHAGDKFEVPNMAHKTMQFLYDDGEMLQFMDNESYEQLGLTYDQCDDAMKWIKDGTSVQMVFHNGNAISVDAPEIMELKIVETAPNFKGDTSSASKKPATLETGAVVQVPYHVLEGDIIRVNTVEGEYMEKVK from the coding sequence ATGGCAACAATCGGTATGGGTGATATCAAAAAAGGTGTACGTTTGGAGATTACGGGTGTACCGTATAAAGTAGTAGAGTTCCAACACGTTAAACCGGGTAAAGGGGCGGCATTCGTCCGTTGTAAAGTAAAAAGTTTTCTTAACGGTAAAGTGATCGAGAAAACGATTCATGCCGGTGATAAATTCGAAGTACCGAATATGGCGCATAAAACGATGCAGTTTTTGTATGATGACGGCGAAATGCTTCAGTTTATGGACAATGAAAGCTATGAGCAACTCGGTTTGACGTACGATCAATGCGACGATGCGATGAAATGGATCAAAGACGGTACAAGCGTTCAAATGGTATTCCATAACGGCAATGCAATCAGCGTTGACGCTCCTGAAATTATGGAACTCAAAATCGTTGAAACGGCTCCAAATTTCAAGGGTGATACTTCAAGTGCCTCTAAAAAACCGGCTACTCTTGAAACCGGTGCGGTAGTCCAGGTTCCTTACCATGTTTTGGAAGGGGATATTATCCGCGTCAACACCGTTGAGGGTGAATATATGGAGAAAGTGAAATAA
- a CDS encoding efflux RND transporter permease subunit, which translates to MHAPHSYQPTDSAGKLAKGFLRNPLTPILGIFLLVIGYMALMLMPREENPQMVVSGSTVIIALPGATANEVENVIVKPLERKLKEVKGIEHIYGMAMDNVAVINAAFFIGEAKEDSNLKIYDKIMQNMSILPKGAMQPIIKPLDIDVDIPIVSVAFYSNNPKMDPTLLYDHVKEIQHHINGLPNVAITDIKGAKKHQYNVLVDMNRLAGYNLSLGQIVQATQSLAYNVPEIKGKTEKNEIVMIGVRNAIDSVEDVGNIIVAQYGGSAIYLRDVATITAGEDIQNFKSALVSVKGEEGKFSPLKDQVTLTVSKLQGTNAVIIAEAVKEELEKYKEQMKSEGISYVITRNDGERANEAVNELVFHLLLSIVIIAILLVFVLGWRESLIVTFTVPAILAITLFIAYLTGQTINRITLFAFLLSLGLLVDAAIIVIENIHRHFHAPGAADMDVDELMIEATDEIGAPTNIATLAIILTMVPMAFVGQMMGQFMKPIPANVPVALVASLFVAYIFTPYLAVRLLKKPEHHGDSH; encoded by the coding sequence ATGCACGCTCCACACTCCTACCAACCCACCGATTCTGCCGGAAAGCTTGCCAAAGGCTTTTTGCGCAATCCCCTAACGCCGATCCTCGGAATTTTTCTCCTGGTTATCGGGTATATGGCTCTCATGCTTATGCCGCGCGAAGAGAACCCGCAAATGGTTGTCAGCGGATCTACCGTCATTATTGCCCTCCCCGGGGCGACTGCCAACGAAGTTGAAAACGTTATCGTCAAGCCTCTTGAACGCAAACTCAAAGAGGTCAAAGGGATAGAACACATCTACGGGATGGCAATGGACAACGTTGCGGTTATCAATGCCGCATTTTTTATCGGAGAGGCCAAAGAGGATTCTAACCTCAAAATCTACGACAAAATCATGCAAAACATGAGTATCCTCCCCAAAGGAGCCATGCAACCGATCATCAAACCGCTCGATATCGACGTCGATATCCCGATCGTTTCGGTAGCCTTTTATTCCAATAATCCTAAAATGGACCCGACCCTTCTCTACGATCATGTGAAAGAAATTCAGCACCATATCAACGGGTTGCCGAATGTTGCCATAACCGATATCAAAGGGGCGAAAAAACACCAATACAACGTATTGGTCGACATGAACCGTCTTGCCGGATATAACCTGTCTCTGGGGCAAATCGTCCAAGCGACCCAGTCATTGGCCTATAACGTTCCCGAAATCAAAGGGAAAACCGAAAAAAATGAAATCGTCATGATCGGCGTCCGCAACGCTATCGACAGCGTCGAAGACGTCGGAAATATCATTGTCGCCCAATACGGCGGCTCTGCGATTTATCTGCGCGATGTCGCCACTATCACCGCCGGAGAGGATATTCAAAATTTCAAATCAGCTTTGGTCAGTGTCAAAGGGGAGGAAGGAAAATTCTCGCCGCTGAAAGATCAGGTTACCCTCACCGTTTCCAAACTTCAGGGAACTAATGCCGTCATAATCGCCGAAGCGGTCAAAGAAGAACTTGAAAAGTACAAAGAGCAGATGAAATCTGAGGGGATCAGCTACGTTATTACCCGAAATGACGGTGAGCGGGCGAATGAAGCGGTTAACGAACTCGTATTCCATCTCCTTCTCTCGATCGTTATTATCGCTATCTTGCTTGTCTTCGTTTTGGGTTGGAGAGAATCGCTGATCGTCACCTTTACCGTTCCGGCTATCTTGGCAATCACCCTTTTTATCGCTTACCTTACCGGCCAAACGATCAATCGGATCACCCTCTTTGCCTTTTTACTGAGTTTGGGGCTTTTGGTCGATGCGGCCATTATCGTTATCGAAAATATTCACCGCCATTTCCATGCACCGGGTGCAGCAGATATGGATGTCGATGAACTGATGATCGAAGCAACCGATGAAATCGGGGCACCGACCAACATCGCAACCCTAGCTATTATTCTTACAATGGTTCCGATGGCTTTCGTCGGCCAAATGATGGGGCAATTCATGAAACCGATTCCGGCAAACGTTCCTGTCGCGTTGGTGGCGTCACTCTTTGTAGCCTACATTTTTACACCGTATTTGGCGGTACGGCTCCTTAAAAAACCCGAACACCACGGAGATTCCCACTGA